A stretch of the Mesorhizobium sp. Pch-S genome encodes the following:
- a CDS encoding GMC family oxidoreductase — MTRATASERNADVVVVGGGSAGTLLASRLSEDATRRVLLIEAGEEENDPDIRNPAAWPALQGRSYDWDYRTKPQAGTAGRVHRWARGRLIGGSSCLHAMGYMRGHPADFQAWVDATGDRRWGWDELLPAFQALEDHPLGGNGLYGKGGPMPVHLPSDEVSPVARAFIEAGASLGLPRLEGHNSEQMIGVTPNSLNIRDGRRVTVADAWLTAAVRSRANLTILTGSQVRRLTMAGNRVRGLEIVQRQGNLETILADRVVLCAGALESPALLMRSGIGPLDTLSAAKVECLIDVPEIGRNLQDHLLGAGNLYAARKPVAPSRLQHSESMAYMRAGDFTAGGQPEIVVGCGVAPIVSECFQAPAAGTAYSLLFGITHPTSRGSLRISGPELGDRLIIDPAYLQTERDRTLFRRALAAAREIGHHDELAGWRERELLPGPLNSAADIDDFIAQAVITHHHPCGTCRMGKDTDAVVDADLRLKALDNLFVVDASVMPSLTAGPIHAAVLAIAETFARRINAA; from the coding sequence ATGACCAGGGCGACTGCAAGCGAACGGAATGCCGATGTCGTTGTCGTCGGAGGCGGTTCCGCCGGCACATTGCTTGCTTCGCGGCTGAGCGAGGATGCGACCCGCCGCGTCCTGCTGATCGAGGCCGGCGAAGAGGAGAATGACCCCGACATCCGCAATCCGGCAGCATGGCCGGCACTGCAGGGCCGCAGCTACGATTGGGACTATCGCACCAAACCGCAGGCCGGAACCGCGGGACGAGTGCACCGCTGGGCGCGGGGCCGGCTGATCGGTGGTTCCAGCTGCCTGCACGCCATGGGCTACATGCGCGGCCATCCCGCCGACTTCCAGGCATGGGTCGACGCCACCGGGGATCGCCGGTGGGGCTGGGACGAATTGCTGCCGGCGTTCCAGGCCCTCGAGGATCATCCGCTCGGCGGCAACGGCCTCTATGGCAAGGGCGGGCCGATGCCCGTTCATCTGCCGTCGGACGAAGTCAGTCCGGTCGCGCGTGCCTTTATCGAAGCCGGCGCTTCGCTGGGCCTGCCGCGCCTTGAAGGTCACAACAGCGAACAGATGATCGGTGTCACGCCCAACTCGTTGAACATTCGCGACGGGCGCCGGGTCACGGTGGCTGACGCCTGGCTGACCGCGGCTGTCCGCAGCCGCGCCAACCTGACGATCCTGACGGGATCGCAGGTGCGGCGGCTCACCATGGCCGGCAATCGGGTACGCGGCCTCGAGATCGTGCAGAGACAGGGCAACCTCGAGACGATCCTGGCGGACCGGGTTGTGTTGTGCGCCGGCGCGCTGGAAAGCCCGGCCCTGCTGATGCGCTCCGGCATCGGTCCGCTCGACACACTCTCCGCGGCCAAAGTCGAGTGCCTGATCGATGTGCCGGAGATCGGCCGCAACCTCCAGGACCACCTGCTGGGCGCCGGAAACCTCTACGCGGCCCGCAAGCCCGTTGCGCCGTCACGCCTCCAGCATTCGGAATCGATGGCCTACATGCGGGCCGGCGACTTCACCGCTGGCGGACAGCCTGAAATCGTCGTCGGCTGCGGTGTCGCGCCGATCGTATCGGAATGCTTCCAGGCCCCTGCCGCCGGTACGGCCTATTCGCTGCTGTTCGGCATCACCCACCCGACCAGCCGCGGCAGCCTGCGCATCAGCGGGCCGGAACTGGGCGACCGGCTGATCATAGACCCCGCCTATCTGCAGACCGAGCGGGATCGCACCCTGTTCCGCCGGGCGCTCGCAGCGGCAAGAGAGATCGGCCACCATGACGAACTCGCCGGGTGGCGCGAGCGCGAACTTCTGCCCGGCCCCCTGAACAGTGCCGCCGACATCGACGATTTCATCGCGCAGGCGGTCATCACCCACCATCATCCCTGCGGTACCTGCCGGATGGGCAAGGACACCGATGCCGTCGTCGATGCGGACCTGCGGCTCAAGGCGCTCGACAATCTCTTCGTCGTCGACGCTTCGGTCATGCCCAGCCTCACGGCCGGGCCGATCCACGCCGCCGTGCTGGCGATCGCCGAGACTTTCGCGCGCAGGATCAACGCGGCTTGA
- a CDS encoding NAD(P)/FAD-dependent oxidoreductase produces MANVNKTPGKARRAEVAGGGFAGLTAAIALKQSGWDVRLHEKSSELRAFGAGIYLWHNGLRVLEGLGALDDVLQGSHTPPTYETWMHNKSVSKETFNGLPWRIMTRSHLHDALVKRARALGIDIRVDSEAVAADPDGRLTLQTGEVLEADLIVGADGVGSKVRDSIGFKQDRWISKDGLIRLIVPRMKKELGHGEWDNTIDMWNFWPRVQRILYSPCNENELYLGLMAPAADPRGSAVPIDLEVWVEMFPFLEPCLVEAAKLKTARYDKYETTKLDSWTRGKVALVGDAAHAMCPALAQGAGCAMVNAFSLSQDLETGSSVEDALVDWEKRIRPVTDRCQALSGDYAANRSLSKGNMFTPAALESARYDPLRRVFSWPQ; encoded by the coding sequence ATGGCCAATGTAAACAAAACTCCGGGCAAGGCGCGTCGTGCCGAGGTTGCGGGTGGTGGCTTTGCCGGCCTGACGGCTGCCATCGCGCTGAAGCAGAGCGGTTGGGACGTCCGGCTGCACGAGAAGAGCTCGGAGTTGCGGGCCTTCGGCGCAGGGATCTATCTCTGGCACAACGGCCTCCGCGTCCTCGAGGGGCTGGGGGCGCTGGACGATGTCCTCCAGGGTTCGCACACGCCACCGACCTACGAAACCTGGATGCACAACAAGTCCGTCTCGAAGGAGACGTTCAACGGCCTGCCCTGGCGCATCATGACCCGCAGCCATCTGCATGATGCGCTGGTCAAGCGCGCCCGTGCACTGGGCATCGACATCCGCGTCGATTCCGAGGCGGTCGCCGCCGACCCGGACGGTCGCCTGACCCTTCAGACCGGAGAGGTCCTCGAAGCCGACCTGATCGTCGGCGCCGATGGCGTCGGCTCCAAGGTACGCGACTCGATCGGCTTCAAGCAGGATCGCTGGATATCGAAGGACGGCCTGATCCGGCTGATCGTCCCGCGCATGAAGAAGGAACTCGGTCATGGCGAGTGGGACAACACCATCGACATGTGGAATTTCTGGCCGCGCGTCCAGCGCATCCTCTACTCGCCCTGCAACGAGAACGAGCTCTATCTCGGCCTGATGGCCCCGGCCGCCGATCCGCGTGGATCGGCGGTGCCGATCGACCTCGAGGTCTGGGTCGAGATGTTCCCCTTCCTGGAGCCGTGCCTGGTCGAGGCGGCCAAGCTGAAAACCGCTCGATACGACAAGTACGAGACGACGAAGCTGGACAGCTGGACACGAGGCAAGGTCGCGCTCGTCGGTGATGCCGCGCACGCCATGTGCCCGGCTCTCGCCCAGGGCGCCGGTTGCGCGATGGTCAACGCCTTCAGCCTGTCGCAGGACCTGGAGACGGGCTCTTCTGTCGAAGACGCGCTCGTCGATTGGGAGAAGCGCATTCGCCCGGTCACCGATCGCTGCCAGGCCCTTTCCGGAGACTATGCGGCCAATCGCTCGCTCTCGAAGGGCAACATGTTCACGCCGGCCGCCCTGGAGTCGGCTCGCTACGACCCGCTGCGCCGGGTC
- a CDS encoding MFS transporter produces the protein MPNALTRRGVVVLSAVCLACLMFGLEISSVPTILPTLEKVLHADFKQLQWVMNAYTLAVTTVLMAVGALADRYGRKRVFLISIAVFGIASLICGVAADVRTLIVARFLQGMSGGALLICQIAVLSHAFQQGRERAIAWGWWGVIFGIGLGFGPIIGGGIVAVSSWEWVFLIHVLLALIAFLLTLTGVDESKDPLAGRLDIAGILTLSTGVFCIAFYITQGPDLGFTGTTGLVILSVSVASLIAFVIVEKVSARPMFDFSVFGIRPFSGAIIGSAAMNISFWPFMIYLPIWMQAGLGYDSVTAGLALLAYTVPTLVMPPFAERLSLRYQPGLVIPAGLFTIGVGFFLMRFGIVSAHPNWLTMLPGCLAAGIGLGIANTPVTNTTTGSVSSDRAGMASGIDMSARMVSLAVNIAIMGFILASGVAAYLRRALPELDASQIRPLAERISGGDSASIPGLTDPIVHEALATGFGWVALYGGIGVWIMAALSFLTFDAGISRKPKASETGQSQ, from the coding sequence ATGCCAAATGCCCTGACCCGCCGAGGCGTCGTCGTCCTGTCCGCCGTCTGTCTCGCCTGCCTGATGTTCGGACTGGAGATCTCCAGCGTCCCGACGATCCTGCCGACGCTGGAAAAGGTGCTGCACGCGGATTTCAAGCAGTTGCAGTGGGTGATGAACGCCTACACGCTCGCGGTCACGACGGTGCTGATGGCGGTCGGCGCGCTGGCGGATCGTTATGGGCGCAAGCGCGTCTTTCTCATATCCATCGCTGTCTTCGGCATCGCATCGTTGATCTGCGGTGTTGCCGCAGATGTCCGGACCCTCATCGTGGCGCGGTTTCTCCAGGGCATGAGCGGCGGGGCGCTGCTGATCTGTCAGATAGCGGTGCTCTCGCACGCGTTTCAGCAGGGTCGGGAGCGCGCCATCGCCTGGGGCTGGTGGGGCGTCATCTTCGGCATCGGACTGGGCTTCGGACCGATCATCGGCGGCGGCATCGTCGCCGTATCGAGCTGGGAGTGGGTGTTCCTGATCCATGTGCTGTTGGCGCTGATCGCCTTCCTGCTGACGCTGACTGGCGTCGATGAGTCGAAAGATCCGCTGGCGGGCAGGCTCGACATCGCAGGCATCCTCACGCTGTCGACGGGGGTCTTCTGCATCGCCTTCTACATCACGCAGGGGCCGGATCTCGGTTTCACCGGCACCACTGGCCTTGTGATCCTCAGCGTGTCGGTGGCGAGCCTCATCGCATTCGTCATTGTCGAGAAGGTCAGCGCACGTCCAATGTTCGACTTCTCGGTGTTCGGTATTCGCCCTTTCTCCGGTGCGATCATCGGTTCGGCGGCGATGAACATCAGCTTCTGGCCGTTCATGATCTATCTGCCGATCTGGATGCAGGCCGGTCTCGGCTATGACAGCGTCACGGCCGGCCTCGCCCTGCTTGCCTACACGGTGCCGACATTGGTCATGCCGCCTTTCGCGGAGCGCCTGTCGCTTCGCTACCAGCCTGGCCTGGTTATCCCGGCCGGCCTGTTCACGATTGGCGTCGGTTTTTTCCTGATGAGGTTCGGCATCGTGTCGGCGCATCCGAACTGGCTGACGATGCTGCCCGGATGCCTGGCCGCCGGTATCGGCCTCGGCATCGCCAACACGCCTGTTACCAACACCACGACGGGCTCGGTCTCCAGCGACCGGGCAGGGATGGCGTCGGGCATAGACATGAGTGCGCGCATGGTCTCGCTCGCGGTTAATATCGCGATCATGGGCTTCATCCTGGCGAGCGGCGTCGCAGCTTATCTCAGGCGAGCGTTGCCCGAACTGGATGCCAGCCAGATCCGGCCGCTCGCCGAGAGAATTTCCGGCGGCGACAGCGCTTCGATCCCAGGTCTGACGGACCCGATCGTACATGAAGCTCTGGCAACCGGCTTCGGATGGGTGGCGCTCTATGGCGGGATTGGAGTCTGGATCATGGCTGCGTTGAGCTTCCTGACGTTCGACGCGGGAATATCTCGCAAGCCGAAAGCTTCGGAGACCGGGCAATCTCAATGA
- a CDS encoding LysR family transcriptional regulator: MDRMASLDVDAVKAFLAIADLQNFTRAAATLGTTQGAISVKLKRLEDQVGQKLVERTPRQVRLSAQGAVFIEAAREFLAAHDRAMAALASARRRFALGIASHVGGPELPTLLARLNAHDPALTIEVRLDDSRDLLDAFDRGEIDAAIIRREDDRRDGEVLAPEHFGWFATPDFERRAGEPLRLAASSPTCAIRNLTTRALDDAGIAWTEVFLGCGMFAVAEAVAAGLATSVFSCRLAPRGTEEAGGRLGLPALPSSEIILLSTLSDARSRATLRTLAAAFREHRPSASISEPVRARGPEAWSGVS, encoded by the coding sequence ATGGATCGCATGGCCTCACTGGACGTCGACGCCGTAAAGGCATTCCTGGCCATCGCCGATTTGCAGAACTTCACGCGTGCCGCCGCGACGCTTGGCACCACGCAGGGCGCGATCAGCGTGAAACTGAAGCGACTGGAAGATCAGGTTGGTCAAAAGCTGGTCGAACGAACACCGCGGCAGGTGCGTCTCTCGGCCCAGGGCGCGGTCTTCATCGAGGCTGCCCGGGAGTTTCTTGCTGCCCATGACCGGGCGATGGCCGCGCTTGCGTCAGCCCGGCGCCGTTTCGCGCTCGGCATCGCAAGCCATGTCGGAGGACCGGAGCTCCCGACCTTGCTGGCGCGCCTGAACGCACACGATCCCGCCCTCACCATCGAAGTGAGGCTCGACGACTCCCGCGACCTGCTCGACGCGTTCGATCGCGGTGAAATCGACGCCGCGATCATCCGACGCGAAGATGACCGGCGCGATGGCGAAGTGCTCGCGCCGGAACATTTCGGCTGGTTCGCCACCCCGGATTTCGAGCGTCGCGCAGGCGAGCCGTTGCGGCTGGCGGCCTCCTCACCGACCTGCGCCATCCGTAATCTCACGACCCGCGCGCTGGACGATGCCGGCATCGCGTGGACGGAAGTGTTCCTCGGTTGCGGGATGTTTGCCGTTGCGGAAGCCGTCGCCGCCGGCCTGGCAACCTCGGTGTTCTCGTGCCGGCTCGCACCACGCGGCACGGAGGAAGCCGGTGGGCGGCTCGGACTGCCCGCACTTCCCTCATCGGAGATCATCCTGCTCTCGACGCTTTCAGATGCCAGATCGCGGGCGACGCTCAGAACCCTTGCCGCGGCGTTTCGCGAACATCGTCCTTCCGCCTCGATATCCGAGCCGGTTCGAGCACGTGGCCCCGAGGCATGGAGCGGCGTTTCTTGA
- a CDS encoding iron ABC transporter permease: MSDDIMKARTLDKPPAGNFPDILKSLRTRPTSIISAVMVAVMAVLMLPPLLILLRNSLTVGNPDGSRGSFTFENYSRILSQPDLYVSAWNTVQFAGLSTVMVLIIGAFLAWLVERTNAPFKGLAYLTTIISLGTPFILYTAAWLYVLGRAGPLNDLYRTLTGSAGVLFNVNSIWGMALIETFVWMPLVFLMFSAAFRAANAEMEEAARMSGASVFDMFWRVSIPLVWPAMAAVAMFVFINTLQAFDVPILVGVPSNINVLSSDIYFSIREVPPKLDHASAFSILLILAISCLMLWYGRLSRNADRFASVTGKGYRPRPIDLGRLRWLGGAFILVDFFVVLLVPIAALIWIAATPFMAPMRWSNLKLLTMKNFTAVFEEASYLEYATNTITIAAVAASMAVLLTTIIGWLTARRAPGSTMLDQLCTVPMLFPGIVMGAAVMQIGLQVPFAIYGTIWLLAFAFVIRAVPFSLRYTYTGVLQIHRELEEAAAISGASPLQLVRRIVVPLLSPAIVSAWLFVFLSVGKELAISVLLSGPRSQTIAVAMFDKATNGQEGELAAFGLVWAGLMTVVAGIAYAFLRRNSGAAFGR; this comes from the coding sequence ATGAGCGATGACATCATGAAGGCGCGGACGCTCGACAAGCCGCCGGCTGGGAACTTTCCCGACATCCTCAAATCGCTTCGGACCAGACCGACCTCCATCATCAGCGCGGTGATGGTAGCGGTCATGGCGGTGCTGATGCTGCCGCCGCTGCTCATCCTGCTGCGCAACAGCCTGACGGTGGGCAATCCCGACGGCTCCCGCGGCTCCTTCACGTTCGAGAACTATTCCCGGATCCTGTCGCAGCCGGATCTCTATGTCAGCGCCTGGAACACGGTTCAGTTCGCCGGGCTGTCGACGGTCATGGTGCTGATTATCGGCGCCTTCCTGGCCTGGCTTGTCGAGCGGACCAATGCGCCATTCAAGGGGCTCGCCTACCTCACCACCATCATCTCGCTGGGTACGCCCTTCATCCTCTACACCGCCGCGTGGCTCTACGTGCTCGGACGGGCGGGCCCGCTCAACGATCTCTACCGGACGCTGACCGGCAGTGCCGGCGTGCTGTTCAACGTCAATTCGATCTGGGGCATGGCACTGATCGAGACCTTCGTGTGGATGCCGCTGGTCTTCCTGATGTTCTCCGCCGCGTTTCGCGCCGCAAATGCGGAGATGGAGGAAGCCGCCCGGATGAGTGGCGCCTCGGTGTTCGACATGTTCTGGCGGGTTTCGATACCCTTGGTCTGGCCGGCAATGGCTGCGGTCGCGATGTTTGTCTTCATCAACACGCTGCAGGCATTCGACGTGCCTATTCTTGTCGGGGTCCCGAGCAACATCAATGTCCTCAGCAGCGACATCTACTTCAGCATACGCGAGGTGCCGCCGAAGCTCGACCATGCCAGCGCCTTCTCCATACTGCTGATCCTCGCAATATCCTGCCTTATGCTCTGGTACGGTCGTCTGTCGCGCAACGCCGACCGGTTCGCCAGTGTGACCGGCAAGGGATATCGCCCACGCCCGATCGATCTCGGCCGCCTGCGCTGGCTCGGCGGTGCCTTCATCCTCGTCGATTTTTTCGTCGTTCTGCTCGTGCCGATCGCGGCGCTGATCTGGATTGCCGCCACGCCGTTCATGGCGCCGATGCGATGGTCGAACCTGAAGCTGCTGACGATGAAGAACTTCACTGCGGTTTTCGAGGAGGCGTCCTACCTCGAATACGCCACCAACACGATCACCATCGCAGCCGTTGCCGCTTCCATGGCGGTCCTGCTCACGACCATCATCGGATGGCTGACGGCGCGTCGGGCCCCCGGCAGCACGATGCTCGACCAGCTCTGCACAGTGCCGATGCTGTTTCCCGGCATCGTGATGGGCGCGGCGGTCATGCAGATCGGGCTGCAGGTGCCTTTCGCGATCTACGGCACGATCTGGCTGCTGGCCTTTGCCTTCGTGATCCGGGCGGTGCCGTTCAGCCTGCGTTACACCTATACGGGTGTGCTGCAGATCCATCGCGAACTCGAGGAGGCAGCCGCCATCTCCGGAGCTTCTCCGCTCCAGCTCGTTCGCCGCATCGTCGTGCCGCTGCTGTCTCCGGCCATCGTCTCGGCCTGGCTTTTCGTCTTCCTGAGCGTCGGCAAGGAGCTGGCGATTTCCGTGCTTCTGTCGGGGCCACGCTCGCAGACGATTGCCGTCGCGATGTTCGACAAGGCCACCAATGGCCAGGAAGGAGAGCTGGCGGCGTTCGGACTGGTCTGGGCCGGCCTGATGACTGTCGTTGCCGGAATTGCCTACGCCTTCCTACGCCGCAATTCGGGAGCGGCTTTCGGCCGGTGA
- a CDS encoding alpha/beta hydrolase codes for MAAGIRSDQLISRRIETGGIALHVREGGCGPSLLFFHGITSNSAVFAPLMARLSDRFTTIAVDQRGHGLSDKPETGYEANDYADDIAALIRTLDHGPAILVGHSLGARNSVTAAARYPDLVRSVIAIDFTPYIETEALDALETRVNAGSRLFDDLKSVEAYLAARYPNIPADAIRIRAESGYEKVDGGFRPLASPSAMAQTARGLRADLTQAYRDVTRPVLIVRGEQSKLVSPAALAKTSRLRPDLPVVVVPDADHYVNETAPEITLKAITNFIDA; via the coding sequence ATGGCGGCAGGCATACGCTCCGACCAGCTGATTTCGCGACGCATCGAGACGGGGGGCATCGCCCTGCATGTGCGCGAGGGAGGCTGCGGCCCGTCGCTGCTCTTCTTCCACGGCATCACTTCCAATTCGGCTGTCTTTGCACCGTTGATGGCCAGGCTTTCGGATCGCTTCACGACCATCGCGGTCGACCAGCGCGGGCATGGCCTCAGCGACAAGCCGGAAACCGGCTACGAGGCCAATGACTATGCGGATGATATCGCCGCGCTGATCCGCACGCTCGATCACGGACCTGCCATCCTGGTCGGACATTCGCTCGGCGCCAGAAACTCCGTCACCGCTGCCGCACGTTATCCGGATCTGGTGCGTTCGGTCATCGCGATCGACTTCACGCCTTACATCGAGACCGAGGCGCTCGACGCGCTGGAAACCCGGGTGAACGCGGGAAGCCGGCTTTTCGACGACCTCAAGTCGGTCGAGGCATATCTGGCGGCCCGCTACCCGAACATTCCCGCAGACGCCATCAGGATCAGGGCCGAAAGCGGCTATGAGAAAGTCGATGGCGGCTTTCGTCCGCTGGCGTCGCCCTCGGCCATGGCCCAGACCGCCAGGGGCCTGCGCGCAGACCTGACCCAGGCCTATCGGGATGTGACTAGGCCGGTGCTGATCGTCCGTGGCGAACAAAGCAAGCTGGTTTCGCCGGCGGCGCTGGCAAAGACCAGCCGGCTGCGGCCGGACCTGCCAGTCGTCGTCGTCCCGGACGCCGACCATTACGTCAACGAAACGGCTCCCGAGATCACGCTGAAAGCCATCACCAATTTCATCGACGCCTGA
- a CDS encoding GntR family transcriptional regulator: protein MPADLNLRISPRTVQQETVDKLRLAILSGLFQPGSRLIESQLCAQLGISRPSLREALRSLEAERLIEIVPNRGPAVPALSWEEATAIYEVRELLEVEAAGRCASRIATEQLQELERSLLAFEEAAASHDSLAQVTTAADFYSIILANCGNPILEEVHRGLVARISFFRGRSMSLEGRAQSSLAEMREIYESIAAGDEKAARKASKKHLLKAKAAAKISMDSVS, encoded by the coding sequence ATGCCGGCAGATCTGAATTTGCGGATTTCCCCACGGACGGTGCAACAGGAGACTGTCGACAAGTTGCGGCTCGCCATCCTGTCCGGACTGTTCCAGCCGGGAAGCCGCCTGATCGAAAGCCAGCTGTGCGCCCAGCTCGGTATCAGCCGTCCTTCATTGAGGGAGGCGTTGCGCAGTCTCGAGGCCGAACGGCTGATCGAGATCGTGCCCAACCGCGGACCGGCAGTGCCCGCGCTTTCATGGGAAGAGGCAACCGCCATCTACGAAGTCCGGGAGCTTCTGGAAGTCGAGGCGGCGGGACGATGCGCATCACGAATTGCCACCGAACAATTGCAGGAACTCGAGAGGTCGCTTCTAGCCTTCGAGGAGGCCGCGGCCAGCCATGACAGCCTGGCGCAGGTCACGACCGCCGCGGACTTCTATTCGATCATACTCGCCAATTGCGGCAACCCGATCCTGGAGGAAGTCCATCGTGGCCTTGTGGCCAGGATCAGCTTCTTTCGAGGACGGTCGATGTCCCTGGAAGGCAGGGCGCAGAGCAGCCTGGCGGAGATGCGGGAGATCTACGAATCCATCGCCGCAGGCGACGAGAAAGCCGCCCGCAAGGCTTCGAAGAAGCATCTTCTGAAGGCGAAGGCGGCGGCGAAGATATCGATGGACAGCGTGAGCTGA
- the rsgA gene encoding ribosome small subunit-dependent GTPase A, protein MLETYGWSETLQNAFLPYAASGLVPGRVIVQQRGLYRLITPFGELNAGLAGRFAYTAGDMEHPVAGDWVAAAARPDEGAATIHHLLPRATCFRRKAAGTGETAQVIAANVDVALLVASLNADFNPRRLERYLAVTRESGATPVIVLTKADACDDPSGPIAAAGSVALGAEVIAMSSLTGQGLDAVRRLILPGRTAVLLGSSGVGKSTLLNALAGQALMATQAIREDDARGRHTTTHRELVLLPGGGLVLDTPGMRELGLWDTGAGLSATFADVEELASRCRFRDCSHGGEPGCAIEAALRDGSLPEDRWLSYGKLQREQAYLDRRDDPVAQGEERRKWVRLNKDYRSRKREKGRGWADE, encoded by the coding sequence GTGCTAGAAACTTATGGCTGGAGCGAAACGCTCCAAAATGCATTCCTGCCGTATGCCGCGTCGGGTCTCGTCCCTGGCCGCGTCATCGTTCAGCAGCGCGGCCTCTACCGGCTGATCACACCCTTCGGCGAATTGAACGCCGGCCTTGCCGGCCGCTTTGCCTACACGGCGGGCGACATGGAACATCCCGTCGCCGGTGACTGGGTGGCGGCCGCCGCGCGTCCTGACGAAGGTGCCGCGACGATCCACCATCTGCTGCCGCGCGCCACCTGCTTCCGGCGCAAGGCGGCCGGTACCGGCGAGACCGCTCAGGTCATTGCCGCCAATGTCGATGTGGCGCTGCTCGTCGCTTCGTTGAACGCCGACTTCAATCCGCGGCGGCTCGAGCGCTACCTGGCAGTGACCCGGGAGAGCGGTGCCACGCCGGTGATCGTCCTGACCAAGGCGGACGCCTGCGACGATCCTTCCGGTCCCATCGCCGCCGCCGGGTCCGTGGCTCTGGGGGCCGAGGTGATCGCCATGTCATCGCTGACGGGGCAGGGGCTCGATGCCGTACGCCGGCTGATCCTGCCGGGGCGAACGGCGGTGTTGCTCGGCAGTTCCGGCGTCGGCAAGTCGACCCTGCTCAACGCGCTTGCCGGGCAGGCTCTCATGGCGACGCAGGCCATTCGCGAGGATGATGCGCGCGGAAGGCATACCACCACCCATCGCGAGCTCGTGCTGCTGCCCGGGGGAGGGCTGGTGCTCGATACGCCCGGCATGCGCGAGCTCGGGTTGTGGGATACGGGTGCCGGCTTGTCCGCAACTTTTGCGGATGTCGAAGAACTGGCGAGCCGATGCCGGTTCCGCGATTGCAGCCATGGCGGCGAGCCGGGCTGTGCCATCGAAGCGGCCCTGCGGGACGGCAGCCTGCCCGAGGACCGCTGGCTGAGCTACGGCAAGCTGCAGCGCGAGCAGGCATATCTCGACCGCCGGGACGATCCTGTGGCGCAGGGGGAGGAGCGGCGCAAATGGGTCCGTCTCAACAAGGACTATCGCAGCCGCAAGCGCGAGAAGGGCAGAGGCTGGGCGGACGAATAG
- a CDS encoding TetR/AcrR family transcriptional regulator, with protein sequence MDHPQTKADEILRCARALIIQGGYNSFSYADISSVVGIRNASIHHHFPSKSDLVRELVAQYREEAAAGLAELERNVSDPLEQLRAYVGYWESCIAEATHPFCVCALLAGEIPVLPEAVVFEVRAHFRGLSDWLTAVLERGAAQGHLTLTGTAQTDAELFMATVHGAMLSARAYGDATAFGAITRPLLSRIAA encoded by the coding sequence ATGGATCATCCACAAACCAAGGCCGATGAAATTCTGCGCTGCGCGCGCGCCCTCATCATCCAGGGCGGCTACAACAGTTTCAGCTATGCCGACATCTCCAGCGTGGTCGGCATCCGCAATGCAAGCATCCACCACCATTTCCCCAGCAAATCGGACCTGGTCCGCGAGCTGGTTGCGCAGTACCGCGAGGAGGCTGCGGCTGGCCTTGCCGAACTGGAACGAAATGTCTCCGATCCGCTCGAACAGCTTCGCGCCTATGTCGGCTACTGGGAGAGCTGTATCGCTGAGGCGACCCATCCCTTCTGCGTCTGCGCCTTGCTCGCCGGGGAGATTCCGGTTCTGCCCGAAGCCGTCGTCTTCGAAGTGCGCGCGCATTTTCGAGGTCTCTCGGACTGGCTCACCGCCGTCCTGGAGCGCGGCGCCGCACAGGGCCACCTGACCCTGACGGGCACGGCCCAGACCGATGCCGAACTGTTCATGGCGACCGTGCATGGCGCGATGCTTTCGGCACGCGCCTATGGGGATGCTACGGCTTTCGGCGCCATAACCCGCCCCCTGCTAAGCCGCATCGCAGCTTGA